The genomic segment CGGCGGCTTTGAGAATAATCTTGACATGCAAAGGAACTACTTCGGACTGTCAAAGGCGTTCCCGCTGGGAACACCAGGAAATACAGGTGATGGCATCAAGATTCTCCAAAAGGCCGGTGCCGATATGTGGCACCTGCGAAATCAGGGGCAGTCTGGCGGGATCTGGCCTGGCTTTACATTCCCAGGCCATACCACTGTATTCCTAAGACAACTTTTCTTCCAAACCTTCAGTTGGATCGATATTGCGGGTGATGGACGTCGCTTCGTCAATGAAACTGCAGAGCTCCAGCTCACGCATTACAAGGAAAAAGTACGAGGCGAATGGATAGACACCCCTCACCATCGAGTCGGCACAATGCATATGATTTTTGATGACATTACGCGTGCTAATAACAACCTTGTTACATCTGTAATGACTTGGAACACCGCCGTCGAGAACTATGAATGGAGCGATGACAACACCAAGGAAATGGCCAAAGGCTGGATTGTCAGCGCAAATACCATCGAAGAACTTGCCACCAAGCTGGGGCGTGATCCCTCGGTAGTAATTGACACCGTGAATCGATACAACGCATCATGTGAGCGTGGAATTGATGAAGAATTTGATCGCAATCCAGGTACATTACAGCCCATTCAGCATGGGCCTTTCCATGCCATTGAGATTGTTCCAGCAATTGTTTGCACCGGTGGCGGAGCACGACGCAATATTGACTCCGAGGTATTAGATCACGATGGAAAACCGATTCCCCGACTTTATGAAGCTGGCGAATTGGGATCCATGTTTTCCAATCTCTATCAGAATGGCTCTTATCTAACGGAGGCGATGATTTCAGGTAGAGCAGCTGGTGCAGGCGCTGTTAGCCTCGTACCATGGGATAAGTGAGGGCATGATGAGAGTATCAACTCCAGCCATGAAACTCGATGTCAGGATTGACAAAGCCAAACGACAAGATGGCAACTTAGTAATGATTGGCGTCGCGGGAATGATGCCATGTGAAACACGGCTATCACCTGAGGAATTACGAAAGTTAATTTTTCTGGTTATGAACCCAAGGATTTTGCCAGTGCTGTTTTCTCGATCAAAACCTCAAAAGTAAATAACTGAATCGCCGTGCATGGCATCTCTTGCACGGCGATCCAATCTCTAAAAGCTCCTGAATCAATTTCAGCAGACTATAAAGCATCTGCTGCCTACAGATTAGACTTCCCACTCCACCTGGATTTACCAGCCAAATATTTCCCAGAGTCTTTCAAATCATCTGGCTGATAGCTTTCAAAAAGATTTGGGGGATAATTGCTCCGATATTTACTAAATACCGGCATATAGAGTTCTGAATGAACAATAGGTTGCCTGTGTCGTTGTCTAAAAGCGGCAATAGGGATTCGCCCTGTAATCATTGTTTCGAATTTTGAATCAGTTGTTGCGATTGGCTTACCATCAGGCCCATAGATGACGGATCCACCCGCTCCAGATCCAGCATCATCAAAAAATCCAGGGTTTTCTGGTGAATATGCATTGTTTGCCAATGCAACATACACAGAGTTGTATAGGGCTGATGCCTGGATATCCAATGGTGTGAACCCGCCTGTCGCCGTACGCAGAACAATTTCGGCACCTTTGATAGCCATGGCACGAATCAATTCAGGCTCTAACTGAGTAGAGGTTGTAGAAATGTTACCGTAGGGGGTACGTGTAACAGGGATAACTTCGTCGATCCCATACATTTCCACATAACGATCCAAAACGTCATAAATCGACGTGGTGAACAACTCAAAGCCCTGAAAAACTCCCTTTATATTTCTGGCTTTCCAGTGCTTACCAACAATTTCGCCTTTAGGATTGATAATTGTCGTAATGCTAAGTACGTGCCCTGGCCAGTCTTTGTCCTTTGCATAAGTCCCAAAGACTATATAACAACCATATTCGCGTGCTTTTTTTGAGATTTCTTCCGTTTCCTCCCCAGGTAGTTCTAAGGCAAAACTAAGAATCTCCTTTCGACTCCATGTATTCCATCCAGTGATGGGGAATTCATGAAAGAACAAAATGTCCGGTCTCGGGCCGTAATAGAAAGCCTTATCGATCAGCTCTAAAAAATGTTTTAGATTCTCCTTGATCATGCCTCGGTTGGCCACGTTAAACGAACGAACCCTTGCCTGAACAACACCAAGAGTGACCTCTGACTTAGCCAGCGGTACGCTTTCATAACCGCCATCCGTGCGTACCGACAAAGAAGAGGGCTTCTGGCTTTCGGCGCCCAAGGCTGAGCCTTCAGTCGCCATTACACCTGCCGCGCCCAGCGTCATGCTCTTGATAAACTCACGACGTGATTTCATTGTTCCTCCCTACTTGTTTGGACATGTTTAGCCGCCACCAGAAACAGTTTTCCTTGCACCGAAAGCCGGATCGATTCACGTCTCACACACAGAATGGATATTTCTGTAGTAATTCCAATACCGCTTTGGTATCCATCACATCGCCTGTTTTCAGGTCGATATCCCGCAGGTTGTACTGATGAGCTTCCTGGTCACGGTCGCCGCAGGCATCGGCGGCAACGACCACACGGAAATTGCATTGCAGGGCATCCACCGCACTGGCCCTGACGCAGCCGCTCGTAGAAAAGCCGCAGACGACCACTGAATCAACGTTCAGATCCTTCAAACGCTGGCGTAGATCGGTATCAAAAAAGATGCTGGGCACCGTCTTTCGCAGCACAATCTCGGTACTC from the Denitratisoma oestradiolicum genome contains:
- a CDS encoding FAD-dependent oxidoreductase, whose product is MASIQSIQKWDDSADLVIAGYGLAGACAAIEARDRDPGMDILIIEKMPERYAGGNSRASGQSLLISKNANALIEYQKAMSRPNPIPDDMLEQWADRMVNLEPWIQARAHEAGAEYLHGTGFTDRAAVLEFPEFGAAEAVAHTATILPLPSGVWLAFKANVDKRNIRTSFETKLIDLIQDPDTLEVFGVVVEKNGQRLNIKAKRSTVMCTGGFENNLDMQRNYFGLSKAFPLGTPGNTGDGIKILQKAGADMWHLRNQGQSGGIWPGFTFPGHTTVFLRQLFFQTFSWIDIAGDGRRFVNETAELQLTHYKEKVRGEWIDTPHHRVGTMHMIFDDITRANNNLVTSVMTWNTAVENYEWSDDNTKEMAKGWIVSANTIEELATKLGRDPSVVIDTVNRYNASCERGIDEEFDRNPGTLQPIQHGPFHAIEIVPAIVCTGGGARRNIDSEVLDHDGKPIPRLYEAGELGSMFSNLYQNGSYLTEAMISGRAAGAGAVSLVPWDK
- a CDS encoding nitrilase-related carbon-nitrogen hydrolase is translated as MKSRREFIKSMTLGAAGVMATEGSALGAESQKPSSLSVRTDGGYESVPLAKSEVTLGVVQARVRSFNVANRGMIKENLKHFLELIDKAFYYGPRPDILFFHEFPITGWNTWSRKEILSFALELPGEETEEISKKAREYGCYIVFGTYAKDKDWPGHVLSITTIINPKGEIVGKHWKARNIKGVFQGFELFTTSIYDVLDRYVEMYGIDEVIPVTRTPYGNISTTSTQLEPELIRAMAIKGAEIVLRTATGGFTPLDIQASALYNSVYVALANNAYSPENPGFFDDAGSGAGGSVIYGPDGKPIATTDSKFETMITGRIPIAAFRQRHRQPIVHSELYMPVFSKYRSNYPPNLFESYQPDDLKDSGKYLAGKSRWSGKSNL
- a CDS encoding isochorismatase family protein yields the protein MTTLQQNRTGLGSYPALLIIDATYGFASPDSPCGIDASLELSHIARLLDAFRQRGLPVAYSVNAYRRDTEASVFREKLPALNFLADGSRWCEIHPAVSPLSTEIVLRKTVPSIFFDTDLRQRLKDLNVDSVVVCGFSTSGCVRASAVDALQCNFRVVVAADACGDRDQEAHQYNLRDIDLKTGDVMDTKAVLELLQKYPFCV